GCGACGTCGACCAAGAAGGCCCGGAGGTCGACGACCAAGGTCTCGGCCTTCCGTGAGCTCGCGACCACCACCGGCTGGACCTCGGGCAGGCTGAAGCCCGGGGTGTACAAGATCCGGCTGCAGGGACAGCGGATGTACATGAACTCCACGTGGAGCAGGACCTACAAGGTCCGGATCAAGTAGGACCTGACCCCGCGACGTCAGCCGACGCTGCGGTCCCCGGTCCAGTACTGCGCCCGGAGAGCCTTCTTGTCCGGCTTGCCCAGTCCGGTGAGCGGCAGGGCGTCGATCGCGATGACCTGCTTGGGTGCCTGCACCGAGCCCTTCTTCTCCTTGACCATGTCCTGGATCTCGGCGATCACCGCGTCGGTCAGCTCGTGACCCTCGCGCATCACCACGATGGCGGCGACGGACTCCCCGAACTTCTCGTGCGGGATGCCGATCACGCCGACCTGGGCGATCGCCGGGTGCTCGGCCACCACGTCCTCGACCTCGCGCGGGAAGACGTTGAAGCCTCCGGTGACGATCATGTCCTTGGTCCGGTCGACGATGTACCAGAACCCGTCCTCGTCCTCCCGGGCGACGTCGCCGGTGTGCATCCAGCCGTCCTTCCAGGTCTCGGCGGTCTGCTCGGGCAGCTTCCAGTAGCCACCTGAGAGCAGCGGGCCGGCGACGCAGATCTCCCCCGGCTCGCCCTGGGCGACCGGCTGACCGTCCTCGCCGAGGAGCGCCGTACGGGCCAGCGCGGTCGGTCGACCGCACGAGGTGAGCCGGTGCTCCGCGGGGGTCCCGTCGGCGTTCACGTGGTCCCCCTTGGTGAAGTAGGTGATCACCATCGGTGCCTCGGACTGACCGTAGTACTGCGCGAAGATCGGGCCGAAGCGCTCGATGGCCTCCTTGAGCCGGACCGGGTTCATCGCGCTGGCGCCGTAGTAGACGGTCTCCAGCGAGGACAGGTCCCGGGTGTGGCTGTCGGGGTGGTCCATCAGCGCGTAGAGCATCGTCGGCACCAGCATCAGGGAGTTGATCTTCTTCTCCTCGATGGTGGCGAGCACCTCGGCCGGGTTGAACGTGCTCGTCACGAAGAGCGTGCCGCCCTTGATGACGACCGGCACGAAGAAGGCGGCGCCCGCGTGCGACAGCGGGGTGCACATGAGGAAGCGCGGCTCCTCGGGCCACTCCCACTCGGCGAGCTGGATGCTCGTCATCGTGTTCATGGTCTGGCTCATCCCGATGACGCCCTTGGGCTTGCCGGTGGTGCCACCGGTGTAGGTGATGGAGACCAAGTGGTCGGCGGGCAGCAGCCGCGCCTCGAGGGTGGTCGGCTCGAAGCCGGCAGCGACCTCGGTGAGGTCCGCGGTGGTCCGGCCGCTGTCGGCGGCAGCCTTGGCGATGCCCTCGGGGACGGGCCCGATGGTGAGGACCTGGGTCAGCGCCGGGCACTTCTCGAGCAGGGCGAGCGCACGCTCCTCGAAGTACGGGTCGATGATCAGGGTGGTGATCTCGGCGTCGTTGATGACGTAGGCGTGGTCGTCCGCCGAACCCAGCGGGTGCAGCGACGTACGGCGGTAGCCCTGGGTCTGGCCGGCGCCGAGGATGAAGAGCACCTCGGGCCGGTTAAGCGCGAGCAGCGCGCCGGCGGTGCCGAAGCCCGCGTCGAGCGACTCGAACGCCTGGATGTAGGTGCTGATCCGGTCCGCGACCTGCTGGCCGGTGAGCGTGACGTCACCGAGGTGGATGATCGGCCGGTTGTGGTGCCGACGCAGGGCGGCGACCATCAGGTGTCCGTTGTGGGTGCCGGTGCGGAGGTCTCCGGCGTTCGCGATCTCGCTCACGGTGCTCATGACGCCAGACTAGAACGTGTTCTAGGTCTAGGCAACGAGCAACGCCCTCGAGTTCGACCTAGGCTCGGTCCATGACCTTCTGGCAGCTGACCATCGACTGCCGCGACGCAGCGCGGCTCGCCGACTTCTGGGCCGAGGCACTCGGCTGGTCGCGGACTCCCCCGACCTCGCCGGACACACCGTGGTGGCGGCACTACCAGGGCCGGGCCGACGAGAACGGCGCGTTCTACGACCGGCTCTTCGACCCCGAGGGGTTCCGCCCACCCTTGTGGTTCCAGGAGGTGCCCGAGGCCAAGGTCGGCAAGAACCGGCTGCACGTCGACGTCTACGCCACCGGGCGCGACGAGAGCCTGTCGCTCGACGAGCGGATCGCGATCGTCGACGCGAAGGTCACCGCGCTGGTCTCCCTCGGCGCGACCGTGCTGCACGGCGAGCGCAGCGACGATCCCGCGGACCCGTACTGCTTCGTCACGCTCGCCGACCCCGAGGGGAACGAGTTCTGCGTCGGCTGAGGATCAGGCCCAGGTTCAGGCGAGGACGTCGGCCACGCGTCGCAGCTCCTCCGGCGTACGGCAGCTGAGAAGCAGGGTGGTGACGCCGGTCGCCTCCCACTCCGCGACGCGCTCCTTGACGTAACCCTCGGTCCCGATGATGTGCATGTCGTTGACCAGCTCGTCGGGGATGAGCGCGGTGGCCTCGGCCTTCTGGCCCGACAGGAACAGCCGCTGGACGTCGTCGGCGACGTCGCCGTAGCCCATCCGGGTGAAGACCTGGTGGTGGAAGTTCATCTCCTTGGCGCCCATGCCACCCATGTACAGCGCGACGATCGGCTTCATCGCGTCCACGACCGCCTGCTTGGCCGGGCCGTCGTCCTCGGTGAACTCGAGGTGGCAGGTCGCGGCGATCTCGAATGTCTCCCGGGTACGACGGGCACCCGGACGGGCGAAGCCCTCGTCGAGCCACGGCTGGTACATGCCGGCGGACTTCGGGGTGTAGAAGATCGGGATCCAGCCGTCGGCGATCTCGGCGGTCTGGGCGACGTTCTTCGGGCCCTCGGCGCCGAGCCAGATCGGGATGTCCTCGCGCAGCGGGTGGGTGATCGGCTTGAGCGGCTTGCCCAGGCCCATCGCACCGGGGCCGTTGTACGGCAGCGGGTGGTGCGGGCCGTCGTTGACGACCGGACCCTCACGGCGCAGCACCTGGCGGATGATGTCCACGACCTCGCGCGTGCGGGCCAGCGGCTTGGAGAACGGCACGCCGTACCAACCCTCCACGACCTGCGGCCCGGACACGCCCATGCCGAGGATCATCCGGCCGTTGGAGAGGTGGTCGAGGGTCAGAGCGTGCATCGCGATGCTGGTCGGGGTGCGCCCGGACATCTGCACGATGCTCGTCCCGAGACGGACCCGACTGGTGTCCTTGCCCCACCACGCCAGGGGCGTGAACGCGTCCGAGCCCCAGGCCTCGGCCGTGAAGATCGCGTCGAAGCCGGACTCCTCAGCGGCGGCGACGAGCTCGGCGTGGTTGGTCGGCGGGCCTGCCTGCCAGTAGCCGAGCTGCAGTCCGAGCTTCATGTTCTCTCCTTGGGGCTGATGTCGCCGGATGTCCTTGCTCCGAATACTAGAACGTGTTTCACTTCTGTGCCATGGCACCCACTACGGAATCCCGGGTTCTGCACGCGCCGATGAAGGTGGAGTTCGACTACACCCGCTCTCTCGGATCCGTGCTCTCCCCGTTCATGTCGGCTCTCAAGCAACACTCCGTGCTGGGGGGTGTTCTCTCCGACGGGCGTGTCGTCGTCCCGCCCCCGGAGTTCGACCCGATCACCCACGACGCGGTCACCGACCTGGTGCCGGTCTCCGACCACGGCACCGTGACGAGCTGGGCGTGGGTGGCCGAGCCGGTCGCGCAGCAGCCCCTGGAGAAGCCGTTCGCCTTCGCCCAGGTGCTGCTCGACGGGTCCGACGCGCCGATCCTGCACGCGGTCGACGTCGACTCCCCCGCCGACATCAGCACCGGCCTCCGGGTCAAGGTGCGTTGGGCCGAGGAGACCACCGGGACGATCCGCGACATCGCGTGCTTCGAACCCGCCGGCGACAGCGAGTCGGACGGCTCGGCGTCGATGGACTTCGGTCCGCCCGAGGTCACCGGCATCATCAGCCCGGTCAAGCTCGCCTACGACTACGCCGCCTCGCCGGAGGAGACGAAGTTCTTCAAGGGCCTCTCGGAGGGCAAGCTGTTCGGTCAGCGCTGCCCGAAGTGCGAGAAGGTCTACGTGCCGCCGCGCGGCGCCTGCCCGGTGGACGGCATCCCCACCACCGACGAGATCGAGCTGCCCGACCGCGGCACCGTCACCACGTTCTGCGTGGTCAACGTTCCGTTCCAGGGCCAGACCATCCCGATCCCCTACGTGTCGGCCTACGTGCTGCTGGACGGTGCCGACATCGCGTTCCTGCACCTGATCCTCGACGTCGAGGCCGCTGACGTGCGGATGGGCATGCGCGTCGAGGCCGTGTGGAAGCCCCGCGAGGAGTGGACCACCGACCTCAACAACATCAAGTACTTCCGTCCCACCGGCGAGCCGGACGCGGACTACGAGACCTACAAGCACCACCTCTGACAGGCGGATACCTACATGCGTGATGTGGCAGTTGTTGGCTTCAGCCAGCAGCAGATGAAGGAGCTCGACGGGTCCCCGACCTGTCTGGAGATCCTGGTCCCGATCATCCAGGACCTGTACCAGCAGACCGGGTGGACCAAGTCCGACATCGGGTTCTGGTGCTCGGGGTCGAGCGACTACCTGGCCGGACGTTCGTTCTCGTTCGTCTCCGCGGTCGACGCCATCGGCACCCTGCCGCCGGTGATGGAGTCGCACGTCGAGATGGACGCCGCCTGGGCGCTCTACGAGGCCTGGGTGAAGATCCAGACCGGTGAGGTCGACACCGCCCTGGTGTACGGCTTCGGCAAGTCCTCGGCCGGCATCCTGCGCCGCACCCTGGCGCTCCAGCTCGACCCGTACGTCACCCAGCCGCTGTGGCCGGACACGGTCTCGCTGGCCGGCATCCAGGCCCGGGAGGGTCTCGAGAAGGGGCTGTGGGACGAGAACGCGATGGCCGAGGTCGTCGCGCGCTCGATGAGCGACGCCGAGGCGAACCCGTGGGCGATCCGGAAGGGGGCCACCTCCGTCGAGGACGTGCTGGCTCAGCCCCTGTACGCCGACCCACTGCGCCGCTGGGACTGCGCCCCCGTCTCCGACGGGGCGGCCGGCATCGTGATCGCGGCCGGCGACAAGGCGTTCGAGGCCCGGCAGCGTCCGGCCTGGATCACCGGCTTCGAGCACCGCATCGAGCCGATCGCGATCAACGCCCGCGACCTGACGGTGTCCTCGAGCACGGCGTCCGCCGCCGCGAAGCTGAACGGTCGGCTCGACGGGGTCGACACCGCCGAGCTGCACGCGCCCTTCAGCCACCAGGAGCTGATCCTGCGCAACGCCCTCGGCCTGGCCGACGACGTCCGGATCAGCCCGTCGGGCGGCGCGCTGACCGCCAACCCGATGTTCTCCGCCGGCCTGAACCGGATCGGCGAGGCCGCCTCGCGGATCTGGAGCGGCGACTCCGACAAGGCCGTGGCGCACACCACCTCCGGACCGGTCCTCCAGCACAACCTGGTGACCGTGCTCGACTCGCAGAAGGGGATCTGACATGGCCAAGGTTCCTGCAGCCGTCATCGGCGTCGGCCAGACCAAGTACCAGGCAGCCCGCGGCGACGTCTCGATGGCGGGCCTCCTCCGGGAGGCCGTCGACCGCGCGCTGGCCGACGCCCAGCTGACGTTCGACGACATCGACGCGGTGGTCGTCGGCAAGGCCCCCGACCTGTTCGAGGGCGTGATGATGCCCGAGCTGTACCTGGCTGACGCCCTCGGCGCCGCCGGGAAGCCGCTCCTGCGCGTGCACACCGCCGGTTCGGTGGGCGGATCGACCGCGATCGTCGCCGCCTCGCTGGTGCAGTCGGGCGTCCACGAGCGCGTCCTCACCGTGGCGTTCGAGAAGCAGTCGGAGTCGAACGCCATGTGGGCGCTCTCGATCCCGGTGCCGTTCATCATGCCGGTGCAC
The DNA window shown above is from Marmoricola sp. OAE513 and carries:
- the fadD8 gene encoding fatty-acid--CoA ligase FadD8 produces the protein MSTVSEIANAGDLRTGTHNGHLMVAALRRHHNRPIIHLGDVTLTGQQVADRISTYIQAFESLDAGFGTAGALLALNRPEVLFILGAGQTQGYRRTSLHPLGSADDHAYVINDAEITTLIIDPYFEERALALLEKCPALTQVLTIGPVPEGIAKAAADSGRTTADLTEVAAGFEPTTLEARLLPADHLVSITYTGGTTGKPKGVIGMSQTMNTMTSIQLAEWEWPEEPRFLMCTPLSHAGAAFFVPVVIKGGTLFVTSTFNPAEVLATIEEKKINSLMLVPTMLYALMDHPDSHTRDLSSLETVYYGASAMNPVRLKEAIERFGPIFAQYYGQSEAPMVITYFTKGDHVNADGTPAEHRLTSCGRPTALARTALLGEDGQPVAQGEPGEICVAGPLLSGGYWKLPEQTAETWKDGWMHTGDVAREDEDGFWYIVDRTKDMIVTGGFNVFPREVEDVVAEHPAIAQVGVIGIPHEKFGESVAAIVVMREGHELTDAVIAEIQDMVKEKKGSVQAPKQVIAIDALPLTGLGKPDKKALRAQYWTGDRSVG
- a CDS encoding VOC family protein, with the translated sequence MTFWQLTIDCRDAARLADFWAEALGWSRTPPTSPDTPWWRHYQGRADENGAFYDRLFDPEGFRPPLWFQEVPEAKVGKNRLHVDVYATGRDESLSLDERIAIVDAKVTALVSLGATVLHGERSDDPADPYCFVTLADPEGNEFCVG
- a CDS encoding LLM class F420-dependent oxidoreductase — protein: MKLGLQLGYWQAGPPTNHAELVAAAEESGFDAIFTAEAWGSDAFTPLAWWGKDTSRVRLGTSIVQMSGRTPTSIAMHALTLDHLSNGRMILGMGVSGPQVVEGWYGVPFSKPLARTREVVDIIRQVLRREGPVVNDGPHHPLPYNGPGAMGLGKPLKPITHPLREDIPIWLGAEGPKNVAQTAEIADGWIPIFYTPKSAGMYQPWLDEGFARPGARRTRETFEIAATCHLEFTEDDGPAKQAVVDAMKPIVALYMGGMGAKEMNFHHQVFTRMGYGDVADDVQRLFLSGQKAEATALIPDELVNDMHIIGTEGYVKERVAEWEATGVTTLLLSCRTPEELRRVADVLA
- a CDS encoding OB-fold nucleic acid binding domain-containing protein encodes the protein MAPTTESRVLHAPMKVEFDYTRSLGSVLSPFMSALKQHSVLGGVLSDGRVVVPPPEFDPITHDAVTDLVPVSDHGTVTSWAWVAEPVAQQPLEKPFAFAQVLLDGSDAPILHAVDVDSPADISTGLRVKVRWAEETTGTIRDIACFEPAGDSESDGSASMDFGPPEVTGIISPVKLAYDYAASPEETKFFKGLSEGKLFGQRCPKCEKVYVPPRGACPVDGIPTTDEIELPDRGTVTTFCVVNVPFQGQTIPIPYVSAYVLLDGADIAFLHLILDVEAADVRMGMRVEAVWKPREEWTTDLNNIKYFRPTGEPDADYETYKHHL
- a CDS encoding thiolase domain-containing protein; amino-acid sequence: MRDVAVVGFSQQQMKELDGSPTCLEILVPIIQDLYQQTGWTKSDIGFWCSGSSDYLAGRSFSFVSAVDAIGTLPPVMESHVEMDAAWALYEAWVKIQTGEVDTALVYGFGKSSAGILRRTLALQLDPYVTQPLWPDTVSLAGIQAREGLEKGLWDENAMAEVVARSMSDAEANPWAIRKGATSVEDVLAQPLYADPLRRWDCAPVSDGAAGIVIAAGDKAFEARQRPAWITGFEHRIEPIAINARDLTVSSSTASAAAKLNGRLDGVDTAELHAPFSHQELILRNALGLADDVRISPSGGALTANPMFSAGLNRIGEAASRIWSGDSDKAVAHTTSGPVLQHNLVTVLDSQKGI